CGCATCGCCGAGGTGAGGGTGGAACTGTTTTGCTTTTGCACGCCCCGCATCATCATACAAAAATGGCTGGCTTCCACCACCACGCCCACGCCATGGGCATTGAGCACGTTCATCAAGCCGTCGGCAATCTGGCTGGTCATGCGCTCCTGCACTTGCAGCCGGCGGGCGAACACATCCACCACCCGCGCGATTTTGCTCAGCCCGATGATGGTGCCCTTAGGCAGATAGCCTACGTGCACCCGCCCGAAAAAGGGCAACATGTGGTGTTCGCACTGGGAATAAAATTCCACGTCTTTGACTATCACCATTTCATTGCAGGTGTCGCTGAACAGGGCATCGGAGACGACGCCGGACACCGTCTCGCGGTAACCACTGGTGAGAAAAGTCAGCGCTTTGGTAATGCGATGAGGCGTTTGCTGCAGACCTTCCCGGTCCGGATCCTCGCCCAACAGCTCCAGCAAACGCCGCACCAGGGCTTCCATCTCACCATGGGCCTCGGCATCACCCACCACGGAGGACAGGCGAGCGGGCACCGCCCCTGCGGCGGCTTTGTGTTTTTGCGACATGATGTTCCCGCTGTTGCAAGAATTCGATTGCACGCCAGGGGCGCACCGCCTACATGATGGGGGAGGCCCGGCGGGGATGCAAGCGTGGAAATGACCGGGAAATATCAGTGGCTTACAAAAATTGCTGGGATTGACAGTTGAGGTGGGAAACGGCAGCAGCAAACCGGGGGAAGTGCCGGTTGGGGGCCAACCAAAAAGCAGGGCGTCCCGGGGCGCCTCAAAAGGGCAGGGCGCTTTGTTGGGACGCGATCTGTTTGACGGCCAGCTTGCAGGTTAATCGCTCAGGGCGGGAACTTGGCCACCAGATCCAACTGTTGTTCACCCCGGCGCACGGTCATGGGCAACCAAGTTCCCGGCGTCACCTGTTTGACGGCCCTGATGACATCACCCACGCCGGCCACGTGACGACCTGCGACGGCCACGATCCAGTCACCGCTTTGCAAACCGCTGGCCGCCGCCACACTGTCCGGCGCCAGCTCCACAACCTGGGCCCCCCCGTCCCGGCTTCCGTTCAAGAACACGCCCAGACGGGGACGATCTGCCGCTGGCGCAGCCGGCCGGGGTTCCAGGGCAAACACCGCCGAGGCAAAACCGGGCGTCAAATCATCACAGCTCACCTGCCCATCAAAGGGAAGCAGCGTCATCACTTTCGTCACCCCCAGATCGGCCAACTGATGGGGGACCCCAAAACCGTTGCTGATGTGACCGCTGCCCATGATGCCCACCAGCAAAGGAGCGTGCTTGCGGGCGCCGGCCTCGGCCAGAGTGAGGGCCATGGCCCGGTCCCAGAGCAGCTGCCCTTCCACGAAGCGCTGGAAAGCACGCAACTGCTGCTCCTTGTTCATGCCGTGCCCGCTGCGGTCACCGGCGGGAACATGGTGCATGAAGCTGGCGGCCAGCATTTCGAGGTAGTCGCGCTGGGCGGGCGCCGGATCGGTGATGCCCTGGCGCTGACTCAGGGGCACCGCGTCCCAGCCCTGCTCCCGCACCGCGGCCAGCAGGGATTCGTTGACATTCAAGGCCAACATGGGAATGTGATTGAGGCGGGCGAAATGAAACAGCGGCAGGTAGAGCT
The sequence above is a segment of the Gammaproteobacteria bacterium genome. Coding sequences within it:
- a CDS encoding PDZ domain-containing protein, encoding MARINTLPRFRKSVFGVAALAAFAVEAAAAGACPAPATWTKPADHRAVAYPALLAEASRQNVVLLGERHDNPDHHRWQLQVVSGLYALRGDLALGFEMFPRDVQPVLDAWVAGQLTEKELLEQTRWDDTWRFDPKLYLPLFHFARLNHIPMLALNVNESLLAAVREQGWDAVPLSQRQGITDPAPAQRDYLEMLAASFMHHVPAGDRSGHGMNKEQQLRAFQRFVEGQLLWDRAMALTLAEAGARKHAPLLVGIMGSGHISNGFGVPHQLADLGVTKVMTLLPFDGQVSCDDLTPGFASAVFALEPRPAAPAADRPRLGVFLNGSRDGGAQVVELAPDSVAAASGLQSGDWIVAVAGRHVAGVGDVIRAVKQVTPGTWLPMTVRRGEQQLDLVAKFPP
- the folE gene encoding GTP cyclohydrolase I FolE encodes the protein MSQKHKAAAGAVPARLSSVVGDAEAHGEMEALVRRLLELLGEDPDREGLQQTPHRITKALTFLTSGYRETVSGVVSDALFSDTCNEMVIVKDVEFYSQCEHHMLPFFGRVHVGYLPKGTIIGLSKIARVVDVFARRLQVQERMTSQIADGLMNVLNAHGVGVVVEASHFCMMMRGVQKQNSSTLTSAMRGSFQQDARTRMEFMDLIRK